A genomic segment from Micromonospora echinaurantiaca encodes:
- a CDS encoding DUF2516 family protein, whose protein sequence is MANAAPLFAFEVRYVIELILLVFALIIQGVALVHAITQRSDAFPAIGTLPKGGWIAILAVCLVLTLLGFGPISLFGLIGIAAALIYLLDVRVGLRDLSDGKGFW, encoded by the coding sequence ATGGCCAACGCCGCGCCGCTCTTCGCCTTCGAAGTCCGCTACGTGATCGAGCTGATCCTGCTCGTCTTCGCGCTGATCATCCAGGGCGTCGCGCTGGTGCACGCCATCACCCAGCGGTCCGACGCCTTCCCCGCCATCGGCACGCTGCCCAAGGGCGGCTGGATCGCCATCCTGGCGGTCTGCCTGGTGCTGACCCTGCTCGGGTTCGGCCCGATCAGCCTCTTCGGACTGATCGGCATCGCGGCCGCGCTGATCTACCTGCTCGACGTCCGGGTCGGGCTGCGCGACCTGAGCGACGGCAAAGGGTTCTGGTGA